In a single window of the Bactrocera dorsalis isolate Fly_Bdor chromosome 2, ASM2337382v1, whole genome shotgun sequence genome:
- the LOC105223325 gene encoding dephospho-CoA kinase — protein sequence MFIVAITGGIATGKSTVSQVFLDNGIPVVDADRIAREIVQPGTTCWHKIRQVFGDEIILPTKQINREALGKAIFNNKELRGKLNQITHPVIHRTIFLQVFKHFMSGRSWIVLDLPLLFETGILMEFIYKIVTVSCEPEIQLSRLMQRNEYSIEDAKKRIDSQMPLEKKCEQSHFVIDNSGSIEATREAALRIVQLMNDSKHHWRNRVTLFGIVLGLGLVIYYLNRIFNFF from the exons ATGTTTATAGTAGCTATAACTGGAGGAATAGCTACTGGCAAAAGTACCGTAAGCCAAGTGTTCCTAGATAATGGTATACCAGTGGTTGATGCTGACAGAATAGCCCGTGAAA TCGTTCAACCTGGGACAACATGTTGGCATAAGATACGACAAGTATTCGGAGATGAGATTATTCTACCAACTAAACAAATCAATCGTGAAGCTTTGGGCAaggcaatttttaataacaaagaGTTACGCGGAAAACTGAATCAAATTACACATCCGGTAATTCATCGAACCATATTCCTACAAGTTTTCAAACATTTCATGAGTGGTCGCTCGTGGATTGTACTCGATTTACCCTTGCTTTTCGAAACAGGCATACTTATGGAAttcatttataaaattgttacCGTGTCATG tgaGCCTGAGATTCAATTAAGCCGACTTATGCAAAGGAACGAATATTCAATTGAAGATGCTAAAAAGCGTATTGACTCGCAAATGCCATTAGAGAAGAAATGTGAACAGTCCCATTTCGTAATTGATAATTCGGGTAGTATTGAAGCAACCCGGGAAGCAGCTTTGCGTATAGTGCAGCTAATGAATGACTCGAAGCATCATTGGCGTAATCGTGTGACACTTTTTGGTATAGTGTTGGGACTCGGTTTAGTGATATATTATTTgaatagaatttttaattttttttag
- the LOC105223324 gene encoding THO complex subunit 4, with amino-acid sequence MVDKIDMSLDEIIKSQKPKAGGVRGASGARRGGGRPNRGGGGNTDGRRRPAGGATLKGRGRGGGIQKAKFARGDVNSAWKHDMYDGPKRGILKGSTEVAKLLVSNLDYGVSDSDIQELFAEFGPLKKAAVHYDRSGRSLGTADVVFERRSDALKAIKQYNGVPLDGRPMNIQLTTSDVSALTRVGRVGGGAAGTGGSPVKRRTGAAPPARRGGNNAARRGPPNRKGAVGGKRGGRTKGPEKTAAELDAELDAYVNDMKI; translated from the exons ATGGTTGATAAAATTGATATGAGTTTGgacgaaataataaaaagtcaAAAGCCAAAAGCTGGTGGCGTACGTGGTGCCAGTGGAGCACGTCGTGGCGGCGGAAGACCAAATCGCGGCGGCGGCGGTAATACTGACGGACGTCGTAGGCCCGCAGGTGGAGCTACGTTAAAAGGACGTGGTCGAGGAGGTGGAATACAAAAGGCGAAATTCGCAAGG GGCGATGTAAACAGCGCTTGGAAACATGACATGTACGACGGGCCAAAACGCGGTATTTTAAAAGGATCAACTGAAGTAGCGAAACTACTCGTCTCGAACTTGGATTATGGTGTATCGGACTCGGATATTCAGGAGTTATTTGCTGAATTCGGCCCGCTGAAGAAGGCAGCCGTACATTATGATCGCTCTGGACGGTCTTTAG GTACCGCTGATGTTGTATTTGAACGCCGCTCAGACGCATTAAAGGCAATTAAACAATATAATGGTGTACCTTTGGATGGCCGACCAATGAATATTCAATTGACCACATCGGACGTTTCTGCTCTGACAAGAGTTGGTCGTGTCGGAGGAGGCGCTGCTGGTACGGGCGGTAGTCCGGTTAAGCGTAGAACTGGAGCAGCCCCACCTGCCAGACGTGGAG gTAACAACGCAGCACGACGCGGTCCCCCAAATCGTAAAGGCGCAGTTGGTGGAAAACGTGGAGGCCGCACCAAAGGGCCTGAAAAGACAGCAGCTGAATTAGATGCCGAGTTGGATGCATATGTTAATGATATGAAAATTTAG
- the LOC105223323 gene encoding chromatin assembly factor 1 p55 subunit, with protein sequence MVDRSDNAESFDDAVEERVINEEYKIWKKNTPFLYDLVMTHALEWPSLTAQWLPDVTKQEGKDYSVHRLILGTHTSDEQNHLLIASVQLPSEDAQFDGSHYDNEKGEFGGFGSVCGKIEIEIKINHEGEVNRARYMPQNACVIATKTPSSDVLVFDYTKHPSKPEPSGECHPDLRLRGHQKEGYGLSWNPNLNGYLLSASDDHTICLWDINATPKEHRVIDAKNIFTGHTAVVEDVAWHLLHESLFGSVADDQKLMIWDTRNNNTSKPSHTVDAHTAEVNCLSFNPYSEFILATGSADKTVALWDLRNLKLKLHSFESHKDEIFQVQWSPHNETILASSGTDRRLHVWDLSKIGEEQSAEDAEDGPPELLFIHGGHTAKISDFSWNPNEPWIICSVSEDNIMQVWQMAENVYNDEEPEIPASELETATA encoded by the exons ATGGTTGACCGAAGTGATAATg CTGAATCTTTCGATGATGCCGTTGAAGAGCGCGTCATTAatgaagaatataaaatatggaAGAAAAATACACCATTTCTTTACGATTTGGTAATGACACATGCATTGGAGTGGCCTTCATTGACTGCACAGTGGCTGCCGGATGTCACTAAACAGGAGGGAAAAGATTATTCTGTACATCGTCTGATTTTGGGCACCCATACTTCGGACGAACAAAATCACCTCCTCATTGCAAGCGTTCAATTACCCAGTGAAGATGCTCAATTCGATGGCTCACATTATGATAATGAAAAAGGCGAGTTCGGAGGCTTTGGATCTGTTTGTGGGAAGAtagaaatcgaaattaaaatcaATCATGAGGGTGAAGTAAATCGTGCACGTTATATGCCACAAAATGCATGTGTTATTGCAACGAAAACACCATCAAGCGATGTGCTTGTCTTTGATTATACGAAACATCCTAGTAAACCCGAACCATCCGGTGAATGCCATCCTGATTTGCGATTGCGGGGACATCAAAAAGAAGGTTATGGACTATCATGGAATCCAAATTTAAATG GCTATTTACTGTCTGCGTCTGACGATCATACAATCTGCCTTTGGGATATAAACGCCACACCTAAGGAGCATCGGGTTAttgatgcaaaaaatattttcaccgGTCACACTGCAGTCGTGGAAGACGTTGCCTGGCATTTGTTGCATGAATCACTTTTTGGTTCTGTTGCTGATGATCAGAAACTTATGATCTGGGACACACGTAATAATAATACGTCAAAACCATCGCATACGGTGGATGCCCATACGGCTGAAGTAAATTGTTTGAGTTTTAATCCCTATTCTGAATTTATTCTGGCAACCGGTTCTGCTGATAAGACAGTGGCATTATGGGACTTGCGCAATCTCAAATTGAAACTACATTCCTTCGAGTCGCATAAGGACGAAATTTTCCAAGTACAGTGGTCACCGCATAATGAAACAATTTTGGCTTCGTCTGGTACGGACCGTCGACTACATGTATGGGATCTATCGAAAATTGGTGAAGAACAGAGCGCAGAAGACGCCGAAGATGGACCACCAGAGCTATTATTCATTCATGGCGGTCATACCGCTAAAATATCGGACTTCTCGTGGAATCCAAACGAACCGTGGATAATATGTTCGGTTTCGGAGGACAACATAATGCAAGTATGGCAGATGGCAGAAAACGTATATAATGACGAGGAGCCCGAAATACCAGCATCTGAATTGGAAACAGCCACCGCATAA
- the LOC105223322 gene encoding protein arginine N-methyltransferase 1, with product MDQDMPELVDEEHNNACTNGDSCSDDDDFSEADMEMEPVHCLFCEQQLNCVEIGLEHLKKDHSIDFQKLKSKFHMDQYAFIKLINCIRCENVPAKQVLAADIPFWNDEKYLKPQEYEAWLSYDYDDMPEASVIGNESATANEKNLLSTINSLQEKVKEQDILLEQAREDMAKMRVSFQRLLDKETTPTTNVRNRKLKSPNSVAYVSLEADSSYFSSYAHFGIHHEMLSDTVRTTSYRDALLLNKEFVNGKDVLDVGCGTSVLSIFASQAGAKCVVGIDNSDIIYNAMDIVKRNNINNVTLVKGRLEDTNLPQEKFDIIISEWMGYFLLFEGMLDSVIYARDTHLKPGGILLPNRCTMSIAGYGSESLYKDHVTYWDDVYGLNMSNMRKEVLHEPLIDVVDAEHILTEPNMVADLNLLKVDLNYSNFTYSFNLKCIKSGELSAFVGYFDTYFDLPVPVMFSTSAESKPTHWKQVVFFLEKTQKIAIGDVVKGNIVCRRSRNSARSLDITIEAFGNKCTYYLD from the exons ATGGATCAAG ATATGCCTGAGCTTGTTGATGAGGAGCACAATAATGCTTGTACCAATGGGGATAGTTGTAGCGATGATGACGATTTCAGCGAAGCTGATATGGAGATGGAACCAGTCCATTGTTTATTTTGTGAACAGCAATTAAATTGTGTAGAAATAGGATTGGAGCATTTAAAGAAAGATCACAGCAttgatttccaaaaattaaaaagtaagttCCATATGGATCAGTATGCGTTTATTAAGTTGATAAACTGTATACGTTGCGAGAATGTACCGGCAAAACAAGTCCTAGCAGCCGATATACCATTTTGGAatgatgaaaaatatttaaaacctcAAGAGTACGAAGCATGGCTAAGTTACg ATTATGACGACATGCCTGAGGCGTCTGTGATAGGTAACGAGAGCGCTACcgcaaacgaaaaaaatttattatctaCAATAAATTCTTTACAAGAAAAGGTTAAAGAACAAGACATTTTGCTCGAACAAGCAAGAGAGGACATGGCAAAAATGCGTGTAAGTTTTCAACGACTACTGGATAaggaaacaacaccaacaacgaaTGTgcgaaatagaaaattaaaatcacCCAATTCAGTAGCATATGTTTCATTGGAAGCTGATAGCAGTTATTTCAGTAGCTACGCGCATTTCGGAATACACCATGAAATGCTGTCC GATACAGTTCGAACGACAAGTTATCGTGATGCATTACTACTGAATAAAGAATTTGTTAATGGCAAGGACGTGCTTGATGTTGGTTGCGGCACCTCAGTACTCTCAATTTTCGCATCGCAGGCCGGAGCAAAATGTGTCGTTGGTATAGATAACTCCGATATTATATATAATGCAATGGATATTGTGAA gcgaaataatattaacaacGTTACATTGGTTAAGGGACGCTTGGAAGACACAAATCTACCACAGGAAAAATTCGACATTATAATATCAGAGTGGATGGGATATTTCCTGCTATTTGAAGGAATGTTGGACAGTGTAATTTATGCGCGTGATACACACCTAAAACCGGGAGGTATACTGCTTCCAAATCGTTGTACAATGAGCATTGCTGGCTATGGCAGTGAGTCGCTCTACAAAGATCACGTGACATACTGGGACGATGTGTATGGTCTAAATATGTCAAATATGCGCAAAGAGGTACTACATGAACCACTCATCGATGTGGTGGATGCCGAGCATATTCTCACTGAACCAAATATGGTAGCCGACTTGAATCTACTGAAAGTCGATTTGAATTATTCAAACTTCACCTATTCGTTCAATCTCAAATGTATCAAGAGTGGTGAATTATCTGCGTTTGTGGGCTACTTTGACACATATTTCGACCTTCCAGTGCCGGTGATGTTTAGCACCTCAGCTGAAAGTAAACCAACGCATTGGAAACAAGTTGTATTCTTTCTAGAGAAAACGCAAAAAATAGCAATTGGAGATGTTGTCAAAGGCAACATTGTGTGTCGCCGTAGTCGGAATAGCGCTCGTTCACTGGACATAACAATTGAAGCATTTGGAAATAAATGCACCTACTATTTAGATTAA
- the LOC105223321 gene encoding 28S ribosomal protein S10, mitochondrial, whose translation MISAVRSLLLERVSVGLSLPRITSVLYSTEIAGSSAEPIQNITTPAINEVAVEKDKLFSKLEIELRGVDPAVLKSYAWFATTAANHLNIEVGKSWAERKAHHDRLTLLKSVHIYKKHRVQYEVRTYFRYMNFHKMTGSTLDTFLEYIERNLPEGVALNATKTELQEIPEHLREPPSEV comes from the exons ATGATATCG GCGGTACGGAGTTTGTTATTGGAGCGTGTCTCTGTTGGGTTATCCCTGCCTCGTATTACATCGGTGCTGTATAGCACAGAAATCGCTGGCAGCAGTGCGGAGCCCATTCAGAATATTACAACTCCTGCTATTAATGAAGTTGCCGTCGAGAAAGATAAACTATTTAGTAAATTAGAAATTGAGTTGCGTGGAGTTGACCCAGCAGTGCTCAAAAGTTATGCCTGGTTTGCAACGACGGCGGCGAACCACTTAAATATTGAAGTAGGCAAAAG TTGGGCTGAACGTAAGGCACATCACGATCGTTTGACTCTACTAAAATCGGTGCACATTTATAAGAAACATCGTGTACAATATGAAGTGCGCACTTATTTCCGTTACatgaattttcacaaaatgaCGGGTTCAACACTAGATACCTTCCTCGAGTACATTGAACGCAATTTACCTGAAGGTGTTGCTTTAAATGCAACTAAAACTGAATTGCAAGAAATTCCTGAGCATTTGAGGGAGCCACCAAGTGAAGTTTAA